In the Candidatus Saccharibacteria bacterium oral taxon 488 genome, one interval contains:
- a CDS encoding DUF4868 domain-containing protein, translating to MTKETELPDVFFWANKTDGRKDKLGIELFAITKSSEIFRIDHDEAINHQLFALFLYDIISGVQVDSITGVRIVDYAASEGCQNTLPAIKVNDVPVAETIMEYLEYTNDIDLLDLNQIEAKKLLAICARFTDKETNERFYIFKHIRPASVLVGSTVSYTISVGRMEELSSECALKIDPSNQVLVFEDTMFVFNKSKFESMFQYDPVSVAEARKNGKILDERLSIATPTVGQGIEFLCKDNRTLVKRLAKLDPVNMTRDVVEEIIRDYNVDLMTDATNDKLIIMDANDAKKLLDIVEDNFVRGTNGTAYIAKNKKELEPKEDK from the coding sequence ATGACTAAAGAAACAGAATTGCCAGACGTATTTTTCTGGGCAAACAAAACGGACGGACGTAAGGATAAATTAGGCATTGAGCTATTTGCAATCACCAAATCGTCTGAGATATTTCGCATTGACCATGACGAGGCAATCAATCATCAGCTGTTCGCGCTGTTTTTGTACGACATCATTAGTGGAGTGCAAGTTGACAGTATCACCGGCGTAAGGATTGTCGATTATGCGGCATCTGAGGGCTGTCAGAATACCCTACCCGCCATCAAGGTAAATGACGTACCGGTTGCTGAAACGATCATGGAATATCTGGAGTATACAAATGACATCGACCTACTCGACTTAAATCAAATCGAGGCAAAGAAGCTACTAGCGATTTGCGCACGCTTCACCGACAAGGAGACGAACGAACGCTTTTACATTTTTAAGCACATTCGCCCAGCTAGCGTATTAGTCGGCAGCACTGTCTCCTACACTATTTCAGTCGGACGCATGGAAGAGCTGTCGTCAGAGTGCGCATTAAAGATAGATCCGTCGAATCAAGTTTTAGTGTTTGAAGATACGATGTTTGTGTTCAATAAGTCCAAGTTTGAATCGATGTTTCAATACGACCCAGTGTCAGTCGCTGAAGCTCGCAAGAATGGCAAGATACTTGACGAGAGGCTGTCTATCGCCACGCCGACGGTTGGTCAAGGAATTGAATTTCTCTGTAAGGACAACCGCACACTAGTCAAGCGGCTTGCTAAGCTTGACCCCGTCAATATGACCCGCGATGTTGTTGAGGAGATAATTCGCGATTACAACGTAGATCTAATGACCGATGCCACCAACGACAAACTCATCATCATGGACGCTAACGATGCTAAGAAACTGCTAGATATTGTAGAGGACAACTTCGTTCGCGGTACCAACGGCACTGCTTATATCGCCAAAAACAAGAAGGAACTTGAGCCAAAGGAGGATAAATAA
- a CDS encoding alpha/beta hydrolase translates to MQKNEKILKRQSTKIFFDNDDTDFFFNWMLGVAELFGMSHGELFYLAHKIGRDGKPSKWRSCFTDHADYLVRSAKAATGEQMAVDCYFGATYAYRAVLQFADPFSPEYPKLVGAMEDAFAGAAKAINIPIKSVRVPYQTGYLPGYYLHCDSKRPTVVMVGGGDTYREDLFYFAGWPGWRRNYNVLMVDLPGQGSNPARGLTFTVDAGEPIAACLDWLQTENPDARHIVLYGVSGGGYFTAQAAAKDARISAWIASTPIFDVAELFRREFGAALKAPGWLMNLALKLAGNINEAADINLKKYAWQFGTSDFRSAIDEVFEQAKVVDHQAITCPSLFLMGEGEGAELQRQTRCLYDEFIRRELDTTLHEFDSQSGADAHCQLNNLRLAHSVVFDWLDSRLVD, encoded by the coding sequence ATGCAAAAAAACGAAAAGATCCTCAAACGGCAATCGACTAAAATATTCTTTGATAATGACGATACCGATTTCTTTTTCAACTGGATGCTCGGTGTGGCGGAGCTGTTCGGGATGTCGCATGGTGAGTTGTTTTATCTGGCACATAAGATCGGGCGCGACGGAAAACCGAGTAAGTGGCGATCCTGTTTTACGGACCATGCTGATTATCTTGTTCGCTCGGCAAAAGCAGCCACCGGTGAACAAATGGCCGTCGACTGCTATTTTGGCGCAACCTATGCCTATCGGGCAGTACTGCAGTTCGCTGATCCGTTTTCTCCGGAATATCCGAAGCTTGTCGGCGCTATGGAAGACGCTTTCGCTGGTGCCGCTAAGGCGATAAATATACCGATCAAATCCGTGCGCGTTCCGTATCAAACCGGCTATTTACCCGGCTACTATCTTCACTGCGACAGCAAGCGTCCGACCGTGGTCATGGTCGGCGGCGGTGATACGTACCGGGAGGATTTGTTCTATTTTGCCGGCTGGCCGGGGTGGCGGCGGAACTATAATGTACTGATGGTCGATTTACCCGGTCAAGGCTCTAATCCCGCCAGAGGTCTCACTTTTACCGTCGACGCCGGCGAGCCGATTGCCGCGTGCCTTGACTGGCTGCAAACCGAAAATCCCGACGCGCGTCACATTGTGCTATACGGCGTTAGCGGCGGCGGGTATTTTACTGCTCAAGCGGCCGCAAAAGACGCGAGGATTAGCGCATGGATTGCCAGCACGCCTATTTTTGACGTGGCAGAACTGTTCCGCCGTGAGTTCGGCGCAGCGCTCAAAGCGCCCGGCTGGCTGATGAATCTCGCCTTAAAATTAGCGGGGAACATCAATGAAGCCGCCGATATCAATTTGAAAAAATACGCTTGGCAGTTCGGCACGAGCGACTTCCGCTCGGCGATCGATGAAGTTTTCGAACAGGCAAAGGTTGTCGACCACCAAGCTATTACTTGTCCGTCGCTGTTTCTCATGGGGGAAGGCGAAGGTGCTGAACTCCAGCGGCAAACGCGATGTCTCTACGATGAATTTATCCGGCGCGAACTTGATACGACGCTGCATGAGTTCGATTCGCAAAGCGGCGCCGACGCTCATTGTCAGCTGAATAATTTACGTTTGGCGCATAGCGTAGTCTTTGATTGGCTGGACAGTCGGCTGGTTGATTGA
- a CDS encoding HNH endonuclease — protein MTTDKAKVLCKNCGSTRHYQTFCPFKKRQKISQCGKHAKAWAAFRDKVAKPYLDMKFGHVCAVAGCTETKNLDVDHIKGRGSHPHLRYDVNNLQYLCRNHHRLKTDGKL, from the coding sequence ATGACGACAGATAAAGCCAAGGTGCTATGTAAGAACTGCGGCAGCACAAGACATTATCAGACGTTCTGTCCATTCAAAAAACGACAGAAAATATCGCAGTGCGGCAAACATGCAAAAGCGTGGGCAGCGTTCCGAGATAAGGTTGCGAAGCCATACCTCGACATGAAATTTGGGCATGTGTGTGCGGTCGCCGGATGTACCGAGACTAAAAACCTAGATGTTGATCACATTAAGGGGCGCGGCTCTCACCCACATTTGCGTTATGACGTCAACAACTTGCAATACTTGTGCCGTAATCATCATCGACTGAAAACGGACGGCAAACTATGA
- a CDS encoding glycosyl hydrolase family protein has product MRQNQAQTTNQQSEHRDPHGSTEQTNQLPHNNSSNNNSSNKRRKRSIPSQPQPSKPSGPANHDRNQAAIDGWQMDYFEGFDSSIKQTKWVQYGWGDPAVGHGCMGVMSQRNSFTRDGKLVIRTQYENGQWSTGGAGSGDVFTASRGRWEVRAKFPKAKGVGYAFLLWPKDEGWPPEIDFAEGRVNGPRIEATYHWDPDNKQQQASLDNHDMSGWHTYGVIVEKDHIIFTLDGKEWGRIKHPNVTDKQMFLGVQAGAMNPNGINKHTETVDGGVPNPLTPAVSDIEIDYVTHYVRK; this is encoded by the coding sequence ATGCGCCAGAATCAAGCCCAGACCACAAATCAACAGTCCGAACATCGCGACCCTCATGGCTCAACTGAGCAGACTAATCAACTACCGCACAACAACTCATCAAACAATAACTCTAGCAATAAGAGGCGCAAGCGTAGCATTCCAAGCCAGCCTCAGCCATCAAAGCCCAGCGGCCCGGCGAACCACGACCGAAACCAGGCGGCAATTGATGGCTGGCAGATGGATTATTTTGAAGGCTTTGACTCATCGATCAAGCAAACTAAATGGGTGCAATACGGTTGGGGCGATCCAGCGGTTGGCCACGGCTGTATGGGCGTGATGTCGCAGCGTAATTCGTTCACTCGAGACGGCAAACTGGTAATTCGCACTCAGTACGAGAACGGCCAGTGGAGCACTGGTGGCGCCGGTTCAGGTGATGTATTCACCGCCTCACGCGGCCGCTGGGAAGTTCGCGCCAAGTTCCCGAAAGCCAAAGGCGTTGGCTACGCATTCCTTCTCTGGCCAAAGGACGAAGGCTGGCCGCCAGAGATTGATTTCGCTGAGGGGCGCGTCAATGGTCCTCGCATTGAGGCGACGTACCACTGGGATCCAGATAACAAGCAACAGCAAGCATCCCTCGATAATCACGATATGAGCGGCTGGCACACGTACGGCGTTATCGTCGAGAAGGATCATATAATCTTTACGCTGGATGGTAAAGAATGGGGTCGCATCAAGCATCCGAACGTAACTGACAAGCAGATGTTCCTCGGCGTGCAGGCTGGAGCGATGAACCCGAACGGCATTAATAAACATACTGAGACCGTTGACGGCGGTGTACCTAATCCACTCACGCCAGCTGTATCCGATATCGAAATTGACTATGTAACGCATTACGTGCGGAAATAG
- a CDS encoding RusA family crossover junction endodeoxyribonuclease, whose translation MKKHISITPVSKPRMTRSDKWNERPSVMSYRAYGDELRLKLPGYELPETFTIEFALPMPKSWSNKKRKAMNGCPHQQKPDIDNLVKAFLDHLCEDDSYVWKVCASKIWAEHGGITIET comes from the coding sequence ATGAAAAAGCATATCAGTATCACACCAGTTAGCAAACCGCGCATGACGAGAAGCGATAAGTGGAATGAGCGTCCGTCAGTAATGAGCTATCGAGCGTACGGCGACGAGCTAAGGCTGAAATTGCCAGGATATGAGCTGCCTGAAACGTTTACGATTGAATTTGCTCTGCCCATGCCAAAAAGTTGGTCAAACAAGAAGCGTAAAGCCATGAATGGATGTCCGCACCAGCAGAAACCGGATATAGACAATCTGGTTAAGGCGTTTCTGGATCATCTCTGCGAGGATGATTCGTACGTCTGGAAGGTGTGTGCATCCAAGATATGGGCGGAACACGGCGGAATAACTATCGAAACTTAA